From the Tenacibaculum dicentrarchi genome, the window ATTATTGCAAAACACGAACGTGTAAACTGGCAAGAAGTTAGTGCTTTAAATGAAACTGAACGTGGTACTGGTGGTTTTGGTAGTACTGGTGTTTAATTAGTGTTCAAATTTTTAGCCCCGATTGAAGCATTTGTTTGAGCTCTTTTTTTGATTTTTTCTTCAAAAAAAAGCGAGTGCAGAAAGCGGGAAATTGCTTCTAAAAAAAAATAAAAACCTGTTGCAAAAATATTACAACAGGTTTTTATTTTAATATAATAAAAGAGTATTATTTATTTTCAATAGCATCTTTTATTTTAGCTTCTAATTCTTCTGCTAATTCTGGATTATCTTTAATTAAACCTTTCACAGCATCTCTACCTTGTCCTAATTTAGTTTCACCATAACTAAACCATGAACCGCTTTTTTTAACAATTCCGTATTCAACACCAATATCTAAAATTTCACCAACTTTAGAAACTCCTTTACCATACATAATATCAAATTCTGCAATTTGAAATGGTGGTGCTACTTTATTTTTTACAATTTTCACTTTCGTACTGTTTCCAATAACTTTATCGCCATCTTTAATTTGTGTTCTACGACGAATATCTAAACGAACAGAAGCATAAAATTTTAAGGCATTACCTCCAGTTGTTGTTTCTGGGTTTCCGAACATCACACCAATTTTTTCACGTAACTGATTGATAAAAATAACCGTACATTTCGTTTTACTAATTGTACCTGTTAATTTACGTAATGCCTGAGACATTAAACGGGCGTGTAATCCCATTTTAGAATCTCCCATTTCACCTTCAATTTCTGATTTAGGAGTTAACGCCGCAACAGAATCTACCACTACAATATCTACCGCACCAGAACGAATTAAATTATCAGCAATTTCTAATGCTTGCTCACCGTGGTCTGGCTGAGAAATAATTAAATTATCAGTATCAATACCTAAACTTTCGGCATAAAAACGGTCAAAAGCGTGTTCTGCATCAATAAAAGCGGCAATACCACCAGCTTTTTGAGCCTCAGCAATTGCATGTAATGTTAAAGTTGTTTTACCTGATGATTCTGGTCCATAAATTTCAATAACTCTTCCACGAGGGTATCCGCCAACGCCTAAAGCTAAATCTAATCCTAAAGAACCTGATGAAATTACTTCCATTTCCTCGACCTTAGTATCACCTAATTTCATTACCGACCCTTTTCCATAAGTTTTATCTAACTTATCTAAAGTAAGTTGAAGAGCTTTTAATTTTGCTTCTTTTTCTTTGTCCTTATTTTTATTTTCTTTATCTGCTGCCATAAATCGTGCTATTTTTATTATAATAAGAGTGGCTAAGTTATGAAAAACTACTTTTATTTTACCATCTTTTTCATGCTACATTTTGTAATATTGTTTTTCTTAATTTCAATAAAAATGAATACTACTATTCTTTTAAAAAACAGTCAAAGTTCTGCAAGTATATGTAAAGGTGAACTAATTAGTTTTATAATTAATGATGAAGAACTAATACATTCGAAAGATTCACCTGGTTGGAATGCTTCTGATATAGAGATGTTTCCTATTATTGGACCTACAAAATTAAATGATTTTTCTGTTGATACACCTGATGGAGTTGCTAAACAAGACCAACATGGTTTATTAAGAGAACTTGAGTATAAACTGATTTTTAGTGATAAAACTTCTGCCATTTTTGAAAAAAAATATGTAAAAAATACACTTGTAAAAAATTCTAAATTTCCAGAAAAATCGACACAAGAAAATTTATTTTGGACATATGATTTTGTTTTTAGAAAAATTATTTCGATTGAAAAATCAGCTATAAAAATAGATTTTGAAATTATTAATGATAAAAAAATGCCTTATATGTTTGGCTATCACCCTAGTTTTAAACTTGCTGGTTTTGGTACTGAAATAATAAAAACAAA encodes:
- the recA gene encoding recombinase RecA yields the protein MAADKENKNKDKEKEAKLKALQLTLDKLDKTYGKGSVMKLGDTKVEEMEVISSGSLGLDLALGVGGYPRGRVIEIYGPESSGKTTLTLHAIAEAQKAGGIAAFIDAEHAFDRFYAESLGIDTDNLIISQPDHGEQALEIADNLIRSGAVDIVVVDSVAALTPKSEIEGEMGDSKMGLHARLMSQALRKLTGTISKTKCTVIFINQLREKIGVMFGNPETTTGGNALKFYASVRLDIRRRTQIKDGDKVIGNSTKVKIVKNKVAPPFQIAEFDIMYGKGVSKVGEILDIGVEYGIVKKSGSWFSYGETKLGQGRDAVKGLIKDNPELAEELEAKIKDAIENK
- a CDS encoding aldose 1-epimerase: MNTTILLKNSQSSASICKGELISFIINDEELIHSKDSPGWNASDIEMFPIIGPTKLNDFSVDTPDGVAKQDQHGLLRELEYKLIFSDKTSAIFEKKYVKNTLVKNSKFPEKSTQENLFWTYDFVFRKIISIEKSAIKIDFEIINDKKMPYMFGYHPSFKLAGFGTEIIKTKDIEISLSEILNVGSAAYKVLNTNEINLIKKEGSSIKISTKNFDNFMLWTPVKNMVCIEPITQYPLEKDSENSIKNSRISTGKDLFSVTISTL